One Blastocatellia bacterium DNA window includes the following coding sequences:
- a CDS encoding Trm112 family protein: protein MSIRPELLEILACPACVRTENERARVILTADGQGLKCPICHRVYPIRDGIPVMLIDEAKVEHDERTSDS, encoded by the coding sequence ATGAGCATCAGGCCCGAACTTCTTGAGATTCTCGCCTGCCCCGCCTGTGTGAGAACGGAAAACGAGCGAGCCAGGGTCATCCTCACGGCTGACGGCCAGGGACTGAAATGCCCCATCTGCCATCGCGTCTATCCCATTCGAGACGGAATTCCGGTCATGCTCATTGACGAAGCGAAGGTGGAACATGATGAGAGAACGAGCGACAGCTGA
- a CDS encoding cytochrome c peroxidase, whose amino-acid sequence MTTYALRRATCWVFMGGVALIFFFAPAGEDRRASVGLPLAWGQAHQYVPPLPRGIPADLWEAMIPKDNPLTEAKVALGKDLYFDPRLSVDNTVSCATCHDPKFAFTDGKPVSEGVQGKKGARNAPTILNAMFNVEQFWDGRAPSLEEQAKQPLINPVEMAMPSHEAVVAKIKQIPDYVRRFQQVFGGRDPVTIDNIARAIAAFERTQLSGDSPFDRFIAGDKTAISEAAQRGWALFQGKARCITCHEFNASSPFFTDFKYHNIGIGMKATKNFETLARQIQSMAQAGTLTQAAIDKLALSEGFSELGRFLVTRQPKDLGAFKTSTLRDIELTAPYMHDGSLKTLREVIEFYNKGGEPNPNLDGGIIPLNLTEQEMSDLEEFLKTLTSDRVRRLARGEEKLSSLVTGHSALSARQSPVTNNR is encoded by the coding sequence GTGACAACATACGCACTGCGACGCGCAACGTGTTGGGTTTTCATGGGAGGTGTTGCCTTAATCTTCTTTTTCGCTCCGGCGGGCGAAGACCGCCGCGCGTCCGTCGGCCTTCCTCTGGCCTGGGGACAGGCTCACCAGTACGTCCCTCCCCTCCCGCGGGGAATCCCGGCGGATCTGTGGGAGGCTATGATCCCCAAGGACAATCCGTTGACGGAGGCGAAGGTGGCCTTAGGGAAGGATCTCTATTTCGATCCCCGCCTGTCGGTGGACAATACGGTCAGTTGTGCGACCTGTCATGATCCCAAGTTTGCCTTCACCGATGGCAAACCCGTCTCCGAAGGCGTTCAGGGAAAGAAAGGCGCACGCAATGCTCCTACGATTCTCAATGCGATGTTCAACGTCGAGCAGTTCTGGGACGGGCGTGCGCCGAGCCTGGAAGAGCAGGCCAAGCAGCCGTTGATCAATCCGGTCGAGATGGCCATGCCCTCGCATGAAGCGGTTGTCGCTAAGATCAAACAAATCCCCGACTACGTGAGGCGATTCCAGCAGGTTTTTGGCGGGCGCGATCCGGTGACCATTGATAATATCGCTCGGGCGATTGCGGCGTTCGAGCGAACGCAGTTGTCCGGGGATTCTCCTTTCGATCGCTTCATCGCCGGAGATAAAACGGCCATCAGCGAAGCGGCTCAGCGGGGCTGGGCGCTCTTTCAGGGAAAGGCTCGTTGCATCACCTGTCATGAGTTCAACGCCTCGTCGCCGTTTTTCACCGACTTCAAGTATCACAATATCGGTATCGGGATGAAGGCGACGAAAAACTTCGAGACGCTGGCCCGGCAGATTCAGAGCATGGCGCAGGCGGGCACGTTGACGCAGGCGGCCATTGATAAGCTGGCGCTCAGCGAAGGATTCTCCGAACTCGGTCGGTTTCTGGTGACTCGACAGCCCAAGGACCTGGGGGCGTTCAAAACCTCCACTCTCCGCGACATCGAGCTGACGGCCCCTTACATGCACGACGGCAGTTTGAAGACGCTCCGCGAGGTGATCGAATTCTACAACAAGGGGGGTGAACCGAATCCCAACCTCGATGGAGGGATCATCCCTCTCAATCTGACCGAGCAGGAGATGAGCGATCTCGAAGAGTTTCTCAAAACTCTGACGAGCGACCGCGTGCGACGACTCGCGCGCGGCGAGGAAAAACTTTCGTCATTGGTTACTGGTCATTCGGCGTTGAGCGCTCGCCAATCACCAGTAACGAATAACCGGTAA
- a CDS encoding sigma-70 family RNA polymerase sigma factor: MDERQWKAFEQAALEHLEALYGYARSLVRNPTEAEDLVQETYLRSVKAARENLPAGNLKAWLFTILRHLWINRWRQQAHGPDFVPLECVDPAADELSDEWQRPDVLLEQHLLRDQIRTAIENLDDGFREVIVLRYIEGFSYSQIAQILGCPAGTVMSRLSRARAELRRQLQHAREPRRKMVP; encoded by the coding sequence GTGGATGAGCGGCAGTGGAAAGCCTTTGAGCAAGCAGCCTTGGAGCACCTGGAGGCGCTCTACGGCTATGCTCGCTCGCTGGTGCGGAATCCGACGGAGGCGGAGGATTTAGTGCAGGAAACCTATCTGCGCAGTGTGAAGGCCGCGCGGGAGAATCTCCCGGCGGGGAATCTTAAGGCCTGGCTTTTCACCATCTTGCGCCATCTGTGGATTAACCGGTGGCGGCAGCAGGCGCATGGCCCTGATTTTGTGCCCCTGGAGTGCGTGGATCCGGCCGCCGATGAGCTGAGCGATGAATGGCAGCGTCCGGATGTCCTGCTGGAACAACATCTGTTGCGCGATCAAATTCGCACCGCCATCGAGAACCTCGACGATGGCTTCCGCGAAGTGATTGTGCTCCGCTACATTGAGGGATTCAGCTACAGTCAGATCGCCCAGATTCTCGGCTGTCCCGCCGGCACGGTGATGTCTCGTTTGAGCCGGGCGCGGGCCGAACTGCGCCGACAGTTACAACACGCACGAGAGCCCAGGAGGAAGATGGTGCCGTGA
- a CDS encoding metallophosphoesterase: MWPLKWKKREEQYRRERAEFFQAVKQLDRREFLKVASMAAAVATAKTAMPPHSFQLVDVVRANPQEKPLFRFAYISDTHLYERTLNERFVKAAMRAVQDVNALDPQPDFVLFGGDLAQLGQPKELELGKQILSELKAPVKMMVGEHDWFLDMGEKWQELFGPPNYSFDHKGVHFIVLMSVNEKDFWTERKMTPMERMLTVAGLDNPIQSRFEVGEAGREWLKQDLAKVPKTTPIVIFSHSPLYKYYRPWNFWTEDAELVQAMLFPYRSVTVIHGHTHQMLTNRIRNIHFHGMLSTAWPWPYAPEGLPKLTVQMDRADPFDEADGTGDGTVDVLPGGYVNKHYNLWSRNPITVAKAYLESWGKEAVPPAPVFPSY, translated from the coding sequence ATGTGGCCACTGAAATGGAAAAAACGAGAAGAACAATATCGTCGAGAACGCGCGGAGTTCTTCCAGGCGGTCAAGCAACTGGATCGTCGGGAGTTTCTGAAAGTCGCCAGCATGGCGGCAGCCGTCGCAACGGCCAAAACCGCCATGCCACCCCATTCCTTCCAACTGGTGGATGTCGTTCGCGCTAATCCGCAGGAGAAGCCGCTCTTTCGCTTCGCCTATATTTCGGATACGCATCTGTATGAGCGCACGCTGAACGAACGATTCGTCAAAGCGGCCATGCGCGCTGTTCAGGATGTCAACGCTCTGGATCCTCAACCCGACTTCGTCTTGTTCGGAGGAGACCTGGCGCAACTCGGTCAGCCCAAAGAACTCGAACTCGGCAAGCAGATTCTGAGCGAGCTGAAGGCTCCGGTGAAGATGATGGTCGGCGAGCACGATTGGTTCCTCGATATGGGGGAGAAGTGGCAGGAACTGTTCGGTCCGCCCAACTATTCCTTCGATCACAAGGGCGTTCACTTCATCGTGCTCATGAGCGTCAACGAGAAAGACTTCTGGACGGAACGGAAGATGACGCCGATGGAGCGCATGTTGACCGTCGCCGGTCTGGACAATCCGATTCAAAGCCGCTTCGAGGTAGGCGAGGCCGGGCGCGAGTGGCTCAAGCAGGACCTGGCCAAAGTGCCCAAGACGACGCCGATTGTCATCTTCTCGCACTCGCCGCTGTACAAGTACTATCGGCCCTGGAACTTCTGGACGGAAGATGCCGAACTGGTCCAAGCGATGCTCTTCCCCTATCGGTCGGTGACCGTCATTCACGGACACACGCACCAGATGCTCACCAATCGCATTCGCAATATTCACTTCCACGGGATGCTCTCGACGGCCTGGCCCTGGCCTTACGCGCCCGAGGGATTGCCCAAGCTCACCGTCCAGATGGATCGCGCCGATCCCTTTGATGAAGCCGATGGAACGGGCGATGGAACCGTTGACGTGTTGCCCGGCGGCTATGTCAACAAGCACTACAATCTGTGGAGCCGCAATCCCATCACGGTGGCCAAAGCCTATCTCGAATCCTGGGGCAAGGAAGCCGTTCCACCGGCTCCGGTTTTCCCATCTTACTGA
- a CDS encoding sigma-54-dependent Fis family transcriptional regulator, giving the protein MDERVERILSLLRELEWGLARLQQETCSRKGREGTGRESFPERVSHLLDEIRQDEVVRIREALHQLEPALQHARLGRVAGELAELYFRRPRSADFLDAALDLLIKETRSERAAIVLCQGKGVVEVVAARNFQSRNLEADEYALSRSVLNRALSKAEVVLLSDAQADPTYSQETSIIRRRVRSVLVAPFRIGTVTLGAIYLENNSVAALYTAEDREFFRGLGQIMAVFLDASDRLQSALQARDELSHTILTDPQNNEIIGVSPHITMIRRLIAQVAPSSETVLIEGESGTGKELVARALHAQSPRRLKPFVSVNCATIAEELAESELFGHERGAFTHAIERRIGRFELADGGTLFLDEVGELPLSVQAKLLRVLETREFERLGGMKTISVDVRVIAATSRVLTEMVSQGKFLDALYFRLNVVPIRLRPLRERREDIPLLAEHFLNKFAAEVGRPGIRFHPDALAALQQYSFPGNVRELINLIKRQVLLTPGDEIHLYDLPEEITGRPRPIFLLEKDPFRHILRAPLRHKADLEERRAEIYRIAQRYVSFLEQELIKSALERTGGNIAEAARLTGLHRSFFYRKMPAARDHSPPPDGSSQMNSQ; this is encoded by the coding sequence ATGGATGAGAGAGTAGAGCGGATTCTGAGTCTGCTTCGAGAGCTTGAGTGGGGGCTGGCGCGACTCCAGCAGGAAACGTGCTCTCGAAAGGGACGGGAGGGGACCGGCAGGGAAAGTTTTCCTGAGCGGGTGTCGCACCTGCTGGACGAGATTCGTCAGGATGAGGTGGTGCGCATCCGCGAGGCGTTGCACCAGCTCGAACCCGCTCTTCAGCATGCGCGGTTGGGGCGCGTGGCGGGCGAGCTGGCGGAGTTGTACTTTCGTCGTCCTCGCTCGGCGGACTTTCTGGATGCGGCTCTCGACCTTTTGATAAAAGAGACGCGTTCGGAACGGGCGGCCATTGTCCTCTGTCAGGGAAAGGGCGTCGTAGAAGTCGTCGCCGCTCGCAACTTCCAGAGCCGTAATCTCGAAGCCGACGAGTATGCCCTCAGTCGCAGCGTGCTCAACCGTGCCCTTTCAAAGGCGGAAGTCGTGCTCCTGAGCGATGCTCAGGCCGATCCCACGTACTCCCAGGAGACGAGCATCATTCGCCGCCGGGTGCGCTCGGTGCTGGTAGCTCCTTTTCGCATCGGAACGGTGACGCTCGGTGCCATCTACCTGGAGAATAACTCGGTGGCGGCTCTCTATACAGCCGAGGATCGGGAATTCTTCCGGGGACTCGGTCAGATCATGGCCGTTTTTCTTGATGCCTCGGATCGGCTTCAGTCAGCGCTTCAGGCGCGAGATGAGCTGTCCCACACGATTCTGACCGATCCTCAGAACAATGAGATCATCGGCGTGAGCCCGCACATCACCATGATCCGTCGCCTCATCGCACAGGTCGCGCCTTCGAGCGAGACCGTGCTCATCGAAGGCGAATCGGGAACCGGCAAGGAGCTGGTCGCCCGCGCTCTTCATGCTCAGAGTCCCCGGCGACTCAAACCCTTCGTCAGCGTGAACTGCGCGACCATCGCCGAAGAGCTGGCCGAATCCGAATTATTCGGCCATGAACGCGGGGCCTTCACCCACGCCATCGAGCGACGCATCGGCCGATTCGAACTGGCCGATGGAGGCACGCTCTTTCTCGATGAAGTCGGAGAACTTCCGCTATCGGTTCAGGCGAAGTTACTGCGCGTGCTGGAAACCCGCGAGTTCGAGCGACTGGGAGGGATGAAAACCATCAGCGTGGACGTGCGCGTCATCGCTGCCACCAGCCGTGTCCTCACCGAGATGGTGAGCCAGGGAAAGTTCCTCGATGCCCTTTACTTTCGGCTCAACGTTGTCCCCATCCGCCTCCGTCCACTGCGCGAGCGACGAGAGGATATTCCCCTGCTGGCCGAGCATTTTCTCAATAAATTTGCCGCCGAGGTCGGTCGCCCCGGGATACGCTTCCATCCCGATGCGCTGGCGGCGCTGCAACAGTATTCGTTTCCCGGTAACGTGCGAGAGCTTATCAATCTGATCAAACGGCAGGTCCTGCTGACCCCCGGCGATGAAATTCACCTCTATGATCTACCGGAGGAGATCACCGGTCGGCCCCGCCCCATCTTCCTGCTGGAGAAGGACCCCTTCCGTCATATCCTTCGCGCGCCTCTTCGTCACAAAGCGGACCTCGAAGAGCGTCGGGCGGAGATCTACCGCATCGCCCAACGGTATGTCAGTTTCCTCGAGCAAGAGTTAATCAAATCGGCTCTCGAACGCACCGGCGGCAACATCGCAGAAGCAGCCCGGTTGACCGGACTGCATCGCTCGTTCTTCTATCGCAAGATGCCCGCCGCCAGGGATCACTCCCCTCCTCCCGACGGATCCTCCCAGATGAACTCTCAATGA
- the rfaE1 gene encoding D-glycero-beta-D-manno-heptose-7-phosphate kinase: MTMTTFTHGLSYDRAERIIGGFQGRRLLVLGDLMLDEYVWGKARRISPEAPVPVVEVERESLRLGGAGNVASNLVSLNAEAIVVGVIGEDATAERLIEELRSLRIGTSGLVRDADRPTTLKTRIIAHHQQIVRADRESRAPVSEEIAHQIIRRFRDHLDSVDGVIISDYEKGAVTPLILGTILPEAERLGVPVFLDPKIRNFPFYSPVTVLKPNQREAEHITGIELVDEEAVIASGRRMMERVRCDYLLLTRGEKGMTLFSHDGNVHHIPTVAREVFDVTGAGDTVMAVLGVSFVSGASALEAAVLANYAASVVIAKIGTATVTPAELRQALAADVLPLSSSPLAGE, translated from the coding sequence ATGACCATGACCACCTTCACTCACGGACTCAGTTACGATCGAGCGGAGAGAATCATCGGTGGGTTCCAGGGGCGACGCCTGCTCGTACTTGGCGACCTGATGCTCGACGAATACGTCTGGGGAAAAGCCCGACGCATCTCTCCGGAAGCGCCCGTGCCGGTGGTTGAAGTCGAACGAGAGTCGCTGCGGCTGGGGGGCGCCGGGAACGTTGCCAGTAATCTCGTCAGCTTGAACGCGGAAGCTATCGTCGTCGGCGTCATCGGTGAGGATGCGACTGCCGAGCGGTTGATCGAAGAACTTCGGTCGCTCCGGATCGGCACCTCCGGCCTCGTCCGCGATGCCGATCGTCCCACCACTCTCAAGACGCGAATCATCGCCCACCACCAACAGATCGTTCGCGCCGATCGGGAAAGCCGTGCGCCGGTGAGCGAGGAGATCGCCCATCAGATCATTCGCCGATTCCGGGATCACCTGGATTCGGTGGACGGCGTGATCATCTCCGATTACGAAAAGGGAGCTGTCACGCCGCTCATCCTAGGCACTATTCTGCCTGAGGCTGAACGCCTCGGCGTGCCGGTTTTCCTCGATCCCAAGATTCGGAATTTCCCCTTCTATTCGCCGGTGACGGTTCTCAAGCCCAATCAACGGGAGGCCGAGCACATCACGGGGATCGAGCTGGTTGATGAGGAAGCGGTCATCGCGAGCGGCCGACGAATGATGGAACGAGTTCGCTGCGATTACCTCCTGCTCACACGAGGAGAAAAAGGGATGACGCTCTTCTCGCACGATGGCAACGTCCACCACATTCCCACCGTTGCCCGCGAGGTGTTCGATGTGACCGGGGCGGGAGATACCGTCATGGCTGTTCTCGGCGTTTCCTTCGTCAGCGGAGCATCGGCTCTGGAGGCCGCCGTTCTGGCCAATTATGCCGCCAGCGTCGTCATCGCCAAAATCGGTACGGCCACCGTTACTCCGGCGGAGTTGCGACAGGCTCTGGCGGCCGATGTCCTTCCCCTCTCCTCATCGCCGCTCGCCGGCGAGTGA
- a CDS encoding VWA domain-containing protein, producing MTSLFFLSPEGVASGERARQSIVQIVHDRSAERPQEPITLRSDLVIVPVRAFDRAGRPVRGLTADDFELFVEGKRQPIIFFSTEGEGEQLSRPLALVLLLDASGSIAATLHQQQSAVQSLLGRLGPQTMLSVIRFSDRPHVVVPFTTAHQDAARALAQMRRVEGPTAIFDALLFAIHHFRTFSSPAVRKIVLLISDGLDTASRIDHRECIRAAEQADVTVYSIHIPLYSPANGYLRPRPPVRGFGDVAQATGGRLFVVGSVAEALRPTARTDLTTVFERILDDIRTQYYLGCAPPESAPKGKYLRLMVRTRRSGVRVSSARGGFYVR from the coding sequence GTGACGTCTCTTTTCTTCCTTTCGCCCGAAGGTGTTGCTTCCGGAGAGCGGGCCCGCCAGAGCATCGTTCAGATCGTTCACGATCGCTCGGCCGAGCGGCCGCAGGAACCCATCACCCTGCGGTCCGATCTCGTCATCGTTCCCGTCCGGGCGTTCGATCGCGCGGGCCGTCCGGTTCGGGGATTGACGGCCGATGACTTCGAGCTTTTTGTGGAGGGGAAGCGTCAACCGATTATCTTTTTTTCCACCGAGGGAGAGGGAGAACAGCTCTCGCGGCCTCTGGCGCTCGTTCTTTTGCTCGATGCCAGCGGCAGCATCGCGGCGACGCTGCATCAACAGCAGTCGGCCGTTCAGAGCCTCCTCGGTCGTCTCGGACCGCAAACGATGCTGAGCGTCATCCGCTTCAGCGACAGACCCCACGTCGTCGTCCCTTTCACAACGGCGCATCAGGACGCCGCCAGGGCGCTCGCACAGATGCGTCGGGTCGAGGGACCAACGGCGATCTTCGATGCTCTCCTGTTTGCGATTCACCATTTTCGCACTTTCTCCTCTCCTGCTGTGAGAAAGATTGTCCTGCTCATCTCAGACGGTCTGGATACGGCGAGTCGAATTGACCATCGGGAGTGTATCCGCGCAGCCGAGCAGGCCGATGTCACCGTTTATTCGATTCACATCCCTCTCTACTCCCCGGCGAACGGATACTTGAGACCGCGCCCGCCGGTCCGGGGATTCGGCGATGTCGCCCAGGCGACGGGCGGACGTCTGTTCGTCGTGGGATCGGTCGCCGAGGCGCTTCGACCGACAGCGCGAACGGATCTCACCACGGTGTTCGAAAGGATCCTCGACGACATCCGCACCCAATACTACCTCGGATGTGCTCCGCCCGAATCAGCTCCGAAAGGAAAATACCTCCGTCTCATGGTTCGCACACGGCGTTCCGGCGTGCGCGTCAGTAGTGCGCGTGGCGGCTTTTATGTGAGATAG
- a CDS encoding zf-HC2 domain-containing protein: protein MHVTDQIVLYLDDELQGEERALFEAHLAVCSSCRMALEEERRLIAVVRQARPLYPLPPTLPARLAQVLRQAASGPSVNRWRILRPWLAAAAVVLAAVAIPLVWRATHAPFPGPSEVAQVAVQTHQRYVRGQLPLEIQSHSPEEVSRWFENKVPFNLKLPNYPESPGQPKPYELQGARLISFHDDYAAYICYQLQGRPISLLVTSATTARPAGGQIIRWGGLDFHFDALNGWKVLTWTDQGLTYALVSDFEERGQASCIVCHPGPQDRPMFEGLKLR, encoded by the coding sequence ATGCATGTCACAGATCAGATCGTGCTCTATCTGGATGATGAGCTTCAGGGGGAAGAGCGCGCCCTGTTCGAGGCACATCTGGCCGTATGCTCGTCCTGTCGCATGGCGCTGGAGGAAGAACGCCGTCTCATCGCCGTGGTGCGTCAGGCGCGACCCCTCTATCCCCTGCCCCCGACTCTGCCCGCGCGACTGGCCCAGGTCCTGCGGCAGGCTGCTTCCGGCCCTTCCGTCAACCGCTGGCGTATCCTTCGCCCCTGGCTCGCCGCCGCGGCCGTCGTGCTGGCAGCCGTCGCCATCCCGCTTGTCTGGCGGGCAACTCACGCGCCCTTCCCGGGGCCTTCAGAAGTCGCTCAGGTTGCCGTTCAGACCCACCAACGCTATGTCCGGGGTCAACTCCCACTGGAGATTCAAAGCCATTCGCCCGAGGAAGTCTCCCGCTGGTTTGAGAACAAAGTCCCGTTCAACCTCAAACTGCCGAACTATCCCGAATCTCCCGGCCAGCCCAAGCCCTACGAACTGCAAGGGGCACGCCTCATCAGCTTTCACGACGATTATGCCGCTTACATCTGCTACCAGCTTCAGGGGCGTCCCATTTCGCTGCTGGTGACCTCGGCGACGACGGCTCGGCCTGCTGGCGGGCAGATCATTCGCTGGGGAGGGCTAGATTTTCACTTCGATGCCCTCAACGGCTGGAAGGTCCTCACCTGGACCGATCAGGGATTGACCTACGCTCTCGTCTCCGATTTTGAAGAGCGCGGTCAGGCTTCCTGCATCGTTTGCCATCCGGGACCTCAGGACCGCCCCATGTTTGAAGGACTCAAGCTAAGGTAA
- the purH gene encoding bifunctional phosphoribosylaminoimidazolecarboxamide formyltransferase/IMP cyclohydrolase, with product MTAKIRRALLSVSDKTGLIEFATALQSLHIDLVSTGGTARALREAGLVVRDVSEVTGVPEIFGGRVKTLHPMIHGGILAVRGDSEHQHQASIHGIPFIDLVVVNLYPFAATVNRDDVTVTEVLENIDIGGPAMIRAAAKNFPDVAVVVDPADYPAISAELAQSHGSLSLATTFRLAQKAFAHTAAYDSFIADFFASRLRVEREEIVLTSHEPLPPRLTITLTRQQPLRYGENPHQQAALYRLGGDEPGVAAARQLQGKELSFNNFLDLDAAWSLVSDFSEPACVIIKHTNPCGAARAGTVAEAFRQALATDPVSAFGGIVGVNRPVDGPAAEAMSEIFLEAIIAPGYDPEALSIFSRKKNLRVMEMVASSGTAADAARYDLKRIRGGVLLQTRDEITLKPDQLRVVTERAPSDEEYEALLFAWTICKHVKSNAIVYARPNQLVAVGAGQMSRVDSVKLGAMKALLPLEGTVLASDAFFPFRDGIDEAARHGVRAVIQPGGSIRDAEVIAAANEHGLAMVFTGVRHFKH from the coding sequence ATGACAGCGAAGATTCGTCGTGCACTTCTGAGCGTTTCGGATAAAACGGGACTCATCGAATTTGCCACTGCCCTTCAGTCTCTTCATATTGACCTGGTCTCCACGGGAGGAACGGCTCGTGCACTGCGTGAGGCGGGACTCGTGGTGCGAGATGTTTCAGAGGTGACCGGAGTGCCGGAAATTTTCGGCGGGCGCGTCAAGACGCTTCATCCGATGATTCATGGCGGCATTCTCGCCGTTCGCGGCGACAGCGAGCATCAGCATCAGGCGTCAATTCATGGAATCCCCTTCATTGATCTGGTGGTCGTCAATCTCTATCCCTTCGCGGCTACGGTGAATCGAGACGATGTAACCGTCACGGAGGTGCTGGAAAACATTGACATCGGCGGGCCCGCGATGATCCGCGCGGCAGCTAAAAACTTCCCCGACGTGGCTGTGGTCGTGGATCCGGCCGATTACCCGGCCATCAGTGCTGAACTCGCGCAATCCCACGGAAGCCTGAGCCTGGCCACGACATTTCGATTGGCACAGAAAGCCTTCGCTCACACAGCCGCTTACGACAGTTTCATCGCCGATTTCTTCGCCAGCCGATTACGCGTCGAGCGAGAGGAGATCGTTTTGACCTCTCATGAGCCGTTGCCTCCACGCCTCACCATCACGCTCACGCGGCAGCAACCGCTTCGGTACGGCGAGAATCCCCATCAACAGGCCGCGCTCTACCGCCTCGGTGGGGATGAACCCGGCGTGGCCGCCGCCCGACAGCTCCAGGGGAAGGAATTGTCCTTCAACAATTTTCTCGATCTCGATGCGGCATGGAGTTTGGTCTCCGACTTCAGCGAGCCGGCCTGCGTGATCATCAAGCACACTAATCCCTGCGGTGCCGCGCGAGCCGGCACGGTCGCCGAGGCGTTCCGCCAGGCACTGGCCACGGACCCGGTTTCCGCCTTCGGTGGAATCGTTGGTGTGAATCGTCCGGTTGACGGCCCGGCGGCCGAAGCCATGAGCGAGATTTTCCTGGAAGCGATCATTGCTCCCGGATATGATCCGGAGGCTCTCTCGATTTTCTCGCGGAAGAAAAATCTGCGAGTGATGGAGATGGTTGCCTCGTCGGGCACCGCTGCCGATGCTGCTCGGTACGATCTCAAGCGCATCCGGGGGGGAGTTCTGCTCCAGACGCGAGATGAAATCACCCTGAAACCCGATCAGCTCCGGGTGGTGACCGAGCGCGCTCCCAGCGACGAAGAGTACGAGGCCCTGCTCTTTGCCTGGACCATCTGCAAGCATGTCAAATCTAACGCCATCGTCTACGCGCGGCCGAATCAACTTGTGGCCGTCGGCGCCGGACAGATGAGCCGAGTTGATTCGGTGAAGCTGGGGGCGATGAAAGCGCTTCTTCCGCTGGAAGGAACGGTTCTCGCGTCGGATGCTTTCTTTCCCTTCCGCGATGGAATTGATGAAGCCGCCCGGCATGGCGTCCGGGCGGTGATTCAGCCCGGCGGCTCGATCCGCGATGCCGAAGTGATTGCGGCGGCCAATGAACACGGGCTGGCGATGGTTTTCACAGGAGTACGACACTTCAAACATTGA
- a CDS encoding glycosyltransferase family 9 protein, which translates to MMRERATADAPVGWEKIHRVLLVRLRSIGDTVLMTPCLVALKQWRPTLHLAVVSERLAAPVLEDHPAVDEVIVLDRQMNQLRDTVERLRVISTLRRQSYDLAVNLHGGPTAMVLTYLSGAPERLGYRGYRHGWMLTRRAPNPDVIWGKRPIHSVEQQIGLLKWAGLPIPTIPPTSLRVSEQALQSARRRLRHQGIRGPFALIHPAATEESKRWSSHKFAQVIKHLARCYDLPSVVIVARHEAHLAENIKGFAASAVHTMSDLNLKEVIALAAQASLFIGNDSGPAHIAAAMRCPTIVIFGSSDPDVWRPWGPTPHVVVHVTSDPLGVRLPPAERIKHVRVEHVIEAVDRLLTTISVRDPAEAEAVGEVAQHVASRG; encoded by the coding sequence ATGATGAGAGAACGAGCGACAGCTGATGCGCCTGTGGGGTGGGAAAAAATCCATCGCGTTCTGCTCGTCCGGTTGCGTTCGATTGGAGATACGGTGTTGATGACGCCCTGTCTGGTCGCGCTCAAACAGTGGCGTCCGACGCTCCATCTGGCGGTGGTGAGCGAGCGGCTGGCGGCTCCCGTGCTCGAAGATCATCCGGCCGTGGACGAGGTGATCGTCCTCGACCGCCAGATGAATCAGCTCCGAGATACCGTCGAGCGGCTGCGCGTCATCTCCACCCTGCGACGCCAATCTTATGATCTGGCCGTCAATCTTCACGGCGGACCAACGGCGATGGTGCTCACCTATCTCAGCGGAGCACCCGAGCGCCTGGGCTATCGCGGCTATCGCCATGGGTGGATGCTGACGCGCCGGGCTCCCAATCCCGATGTCATCTGGGGAAAGCGACCGATCCATTCCGTCGAACAGCAGATCGGCTTGCTGAAATGGGCGGGCCTTCCCATCCCGACAATCCCCCCGACCTCGTTACGCGTGAGCGAGCAGGCCCTTCAGAGCGCCCGCCGCCGATTACGTCATCAGGGGATACGAGGGCCATTCGCGCTCATTCATCCGGCGGCCACCGAGGAGAGCAAGCGGTGGTCGTCGCACAAGTTCGCTCAGGTGATCAAGCATCTCGCCCGCTGCTACGATCTCCCCTCGGTCGTCATCGTGGCGCGTCATGAGGCGCATCTGGCCGAAAACATCAAAGGGTTCGCCGCTTCCGCCGTTCACACCATGAGCGATCTGAACCTCAAGGAGGTGATCGCGCTCGCCGCGCAGGCCAGCCTCTTCATCGGCAACGACAGCGGACCGGCTCATATTGCAGCGGCCATGAGGTGTCCCACCATCGTCATCTTCGGATCATCGGATCCCGATGTGTGGCGGCCCTGGGGGCCAACCCCTCATGTCGTGGTACACGTCACCTCCGATCCCCTGGGCGTTCGGCTCCCTCCCGCCGAACGCATCAAGCACGTTCGCGTCGAGCATGTCATCGAGGCCGTTGACCGCCTGCTGACCACGATCTCCGTTCGAGACCCCGCCGAGGCGGAGGCCGTCGGGGAAGTCGCTCAGCACGTGGCATCACGGGGATGA